In Ovis canadensis isolate MfBH-ARS-UI-01 breed Bighorn chromosome 3, ARS-UI_OviCan_v2, whole genome shotgun sequence, one DNA window encodes the following:
- the LOC138438038 gene encoding olfactory receptor 1Q1-like: MDNTTWTSVSHFVLLGISTHQEEQIPLCLLFLLMYTINISGNSVIIILIISAPRLQTPMYVFLSNLALADICFTSTTVPKMLQNIFSSTKAISYMGCLTQTYFFICFAAMENFLLAVMAYDRYIAICHPFRYCMILNRKLCSHLVAVCHILSHLHALLHTFLMGRLIFCADNRIPHFFCDLYPLMKISCSSTHLNTLMIHTEGVIVISGALAIIMASYACIISAVLQSPSAKGKWRAFSTCGSHLTVVAIFYGTLTWVYFRPLTSYSVAGGRILTVMYTVVTPMLNPFIYSLRNKDVKGAFRKWMNRIWTSSFR, encoded by the coding sequence ATGGACAATACCACCTGGACCAGTGtgtcccattttgttcttttgggCATTTCTACCCACCAGGAAGAGCAGATCCCGCTCTGTCTCCTTTTTCTGCTCATGTATACCATCAACATTTCTGGCAACTCTGTCATCATTATCCTGATTATCTCTGCTCCACGCCTCCAAACTCCCATGTATGTCTTTCTTAGCAACTTGGCCTTGGCAGACATCTGCTTCACCTCCACCACAGTCCCCAAGATGCTGCAGAACATTTTCTCTTCTACCAAGGCCATTTCCTACATGGGTTGCTTAACACAGActtatttcttcatttgctttGCAGCCATGGAGAACTTCCTCCTGGCTGTGATGGCCTATGACAGATACATCGCCATCTGCCACCCTTTCCGCTACTGTATGATTCTGAACAGGAAGCTGTGTTCACACTTGGTGGCCGTGTGCCACATCCTCTCCCATCTTCATGCCCTGCTGCACACCTTTCTCATGGGCAGACTGATCTTCTGTGCAGATAACAGGATCCCCCACTTCTTCTGCGACCTCTACCCTCTGATGAAGATCTCCTGCTCCAGCACCCACCTCAACACCTTGATGATTCACACGGAAGGAGTCATTGTCATCAGTGGCGCTCTGGCCATCATCATGGCCTCCTACGCCTGCATCATCTCAGCAGTCCTCCAGAGCCCCTCAGCCAAAGGCAAGTGGAGAGCCTTTTCTACCTGTGGCTCCCACCTCACTGTGGTGGCTATATTCTATGGGACCCTCACCTGGGTCTACTTCCGGCCCCTTACCAGCTATTCAGTGGCTGGGGGTCGTATCCTGACTGTCATGTACACAGTAGTGACCCCCATGTTGAACCCCTTCATTTATAGCCTAAGGAACAAGGATGTCAAGGGGGCCTTCAGGAAATGGATGAACAGGATCTGGACTTCTTCATTTAGATAA
- the LOC138436227 gene encoding olfactory receptor 1f45-like, with translation MAARNRTEVTEFVLLGLSSWPEMQPVIFGIVLPMYLVAVMGNALLMTAALSDPKLQTPMYFLLSQLSFIDISLTTITVPQMLAHTLSVNRTISFNCCMLQLFFFMAVGSMEGHLLAAMAYDRYVAICDPLRYSATISHRLCLRITLTSWVIVSLNSLLYSVLVTRLTFCGNQVTHFFCDITPLLKLSCTWPVVNEMLIFTEGVAVVVSPFFFILGSYALIGVAITHMHSVSALRKALSTCSSHILVVLLLYGSVICVYLRPSSSYDLDQERQVAIFYTVVTPMLNPLIYSLRNQEVKSALRRLFRKLCISSNFQPGSQANGEWQHSS, from the coding sequence ATGGCTGCTAGAAACAGGACAGAAGTAACAGAATTTGTTTTATTGGGTCTGTCCAGCTGGCCAGAGATGCAACCAGTTATTTTTGGGATCGTCCTTCCCATGTACCTGGTGGCAGTTATGGGCAATGCTCTGTTAATGACTGCTGCCCTCTCAGACCCCAAGCTTCAGACCCCCATGTACTTCCTGCTCAGCCAACTTTCCTTCATTGACATCTCTCTGACAACCATCACTGTTCCCCAGATGCTGGCGCACACACTGTCTGTGAACAGAACCATCTCCTTCAACTGCTGCATGCTCCAGctcttctttttcatggctgtggGCAGCATGGAAGGCCACTTGTTGGCTGctatggcctatgaccgctatgtggctATCTGTGACCCCTTAAGATACTCTGCCACCATCAGCCATCGCCTCTGCTTACGCATAACATTGACCTCGTGGGTGATCGTCAGCCTCAACAGCCTCCTTTATAGTGTGCTGGTCACTCGCTTAACTTTCTGTGGCAACCAGGTCACCCACTTCTTCTGTgacatcacacccttgctgaagcTCTCCTGCACCTGGCCAGTGGTCAATGAGATGTTAATATTTACTGAGGGGGTAGCCGTGGTGGTCAGCCCCTTCTTCTTTATTTTAGGTTCCTATGCTCTCATTGGTGTGGCCATAACCCACATGCACTCAGTTTCTGCCCTGCGTAAAGCCCTGTCCACCTGTAGCTCCCACATCCTGGTTGTGCTGCTCCTGTACGGCTCTGTGATCTGCGTGTACCTCCGGCCATCTTCCAGCTACGACTTGGACCAGGAGCGTCAGGTGGCCATCTTTTACACAGTTGTTACCCCTATGCTAAACCCACTGATCTACAGCCTAAGAAACCAGGAGGTGAAGAGTGCCCTGCGAAGGCTTTTCAGGAAGCTCTGTATCTCAAGCAACTTCCAACCTGGTTCCCAGGCAAACGGGGAATGGCAGCACAGCTCCTGA
- the LOC138438037 gene encoding olfactory receptor 1B1-like, with the protein MGCAPNASHSPVFLLLMFSGAEVPPIVLFVLFLAIYLTTMMGNVTLVLLISRDSRLHSPMYYLLRGLSVVDMGLSTVILPQLLAHLVTHDPAIPAARCLAQLFFFYVFGVTDTLVISVMALDRYVAICDPLHYPSVMNHQCCARLLALCWVVSVVHSMLHVGLLLPLSWAADAEGNVRLLHFFCDHRPLLRASCSDIHSNELAIFLEGGFLMLGPCTLIVLSYVRIGATILRLPSAAGRRRAVSTCGSHLTMVGFFYGTIIWVYFQPPSQNSQDQDMVAAVMYTSITPLANPFVYSLRNKDVKSAFHRLLRGGRVAS; encoded by the coding sequence ATGGGCTGTGCCCCTAATGCTTCAcattctccagttttcttgcttctcATGTTCTCAGGAGCTGAAGTCCCCCCCATTGTCCTCTTTGTCCTGTTCCTGGCTATTTACCTGACCACCATGATGGGGAATGTGACTTTAGTGCTGCTCATCTCCCGGGACTCCAGGCTCCACTCACCTATGTACTATCTGCTCCGTGGTCTCTCAGTTGTAGACATGGGGCTGTCCACAGTCATTCTGCCCCAGTTGCTGGCCCATCTGGTCACTCATGACCCAGCCATTCCTGCTGCCCGCTGCCTGGCCCAGTTATTCTTCTTCTATGTGTTTGGTGTTACAGACACACTTGTTATTTCTGTCATGGCTCTGGATCGATACGTGGCCATCTGTGACCCTCTGCACTACCCTTCAGTGATGAATCACCAATGCTGTGCCCGCTTACTGGCCTTGTGTTGGGTGGTGTCTGTGGTGCACAGCATGCTGCATGTGGGTCTCCTCTTGCCTCTCTCCTGGGCTGCGGATGCCGAAGGCAACGTTCGCCTTCTCCACTTCTTTTGTGACCACCGACCACTTTTGCGAGCCTCTTGCTCTGACATCCATTCCAATGAGCTGGCCATATTCTTGGAGGGAGGCTTCCTCATGTTGGGCCCTTGTACCCTCATTGTACTCTCCTATGTCCGCATTGGGGCCACCATCCTACGTTTGCCCTCAGCAGCTGGTCGCCGCCGTGCAGTCTCCACCTGCGGGTCCCATCTCACCATGGTTGGCTTTTTCTATGGCACCATCATCTGGGTCTACTTCCAGCCTCCTTCCCAGAACTCTCAGGATCAGGACATGGTGGCTGCTGTGATGTACACGTCCATTACTCCTTTGGCCAACCCTTTTGTGTACAGCCTTCGCAACAAGGATGTCAAGAGTGCATTCCATAGGCTGCTTAGAGGAGGGAGAGTGGCCTCCTGA